The Panthera uncia isolate 11264 chromosome C2, Puncia_PCG_1.0, whole genome shotgun sequence genome contains a region encoding:
- the LOC125922068 gene encoding keratin-associated protein 6-2-like, protein MCCNYGNSCGYGCGYGYGCGCAPYYGCGYGTGYGCGYGTGYGCGYGSRYGCGSGCGYGSCCGYGTGYGCGYGYGSSCCAYRPFFYRRCYSSCC, encoded by the coding sequence ATGTGTTGCAACTACGGCAACTCCTGTGGCTATGGCTGTGGATATGGCTATGGCTGTGGATGTGCCCCCTATTATGGCTGTGGTTATGGAACAGGCTATGGCTGTGGCTATGGTACTGGATATGGCTGTGGATATGGCTCACGGTATGGCTGTGGCTCTGGCTGTGGATATGGCTCCTGCTGTGGCTATGGCACTGGATATGGCTGTGGCTATGGCTATGGCTCCAGCTGCTGTGCCTACCGGCCATTTTTCTATAGAAGATGTTATTCTTCTTGCTGCTAG